In Rhinatrema bivittatum chromosome 1, aRhiBiv1.1, whole genome shotgun sequence, a single genomic region encodes these proteins:
- the LOC115096696 gene encoding anterior gradient protein 2 homolog isoform X1 yields the protein MFHQSALQQIKTAVIMWKHGMIFILLLVVASCVLAKDPDQKDTSKKNTFPLTLSRGWGDNLYWIQTYEEALYKTKTTNKPLMVIHHLEECPHSQALKKVFSENKEIQKLAEEFVMINFIYETPDKHLYPDGQYVPRILFVDPSLTVRADITGRYSNRLYAYEPADIALLIANMKKALNVLKPEL from the exons ATGTTCCATCAGAGTGCTTTACAACAAATTAAAACAG CTGTAATCATGTGGAAACATGGTATGATTTTCATCTTGCTTCTTGTGGTCGCCTCCTGTGTCCTCGCTAAAGACCCCGACCAGAAAGATACTTCCAAGAAGAATACgttccccctcactctctccagAG GATGGGGGGATAACCTGTACTGGATCCAAACCTATGAAGAAGCCTTGTACAAGACCAAAACCAC TAACAAGCCGCTGATGGTGATCCACCACTTGGAAGAGTGCCCACACAGCCAGG ctctgAAGAAGGTATTTTCTGAAAACAAGGAAATTCAGAAACTGGCAGAAGAGTTTGTAATGATAAATTTTATA TATGAAACACCAGATAAACACCTGTACCCTGATGGACAGTATGTGCCTAGGATCCTGTTTGTAG ACCCCTCCTTGACGGTGAGAGCAGATATTACTGGAAGATATTCCAACCGCCTGTATGCTTATGAGCCAGCTGATATCGCTCTGT TGATCGCCAACATGAAGAAAGCTTTGAATGTGCTCAAGCCTGAACTGTAA
- the LOC115096696 gene encoding anterior gradient protein 2 homolog isoform X2 produces MWKHGMIFILLLVVASCVLAKDPDQKDTSKKNTFPLTLSRGWGDNLYWIQTYEEALYKTKTTNKPLMVIHHLEECPHSQALKKVFSENKEIQKLAEEFVMINFIYETPDKHLYPDGQYVPRILFVDPSLTVRADITGRYSNRLYAYEPADIALLIANMKKALNVLKPEL; encoded by the exons ATGTGGAAACATGGTATGATTTTCATCTTGCTTCTTGTGGTCGCCTCCTGTGTCCTCGCTAAAGACCCCGACCAGAAAGATACTTCCAAGAAGAATACgttccccctcactctctccagAG GATGGGGGGATAACCTGTACTGGATCCAAACCTATGAAGAAGCCTTGTACAAGACCAAAACCAC TAACAAGCCGCTGATGGTGATCCACCACTTGGAAGAGTGCCCACACAGCCAGG ctctgAAGAAGGTATTTTCTGAAAACAAGGAAATTCAGAAACTGGCAGAAGAGTTTGTAATGATAAATTTTATA TATGAAACACCAGATAAACACCTGTACCCTGATGGACAGTATGTGCCTAGGATCCTGTTTGTAG ACCCCTCCTTGACGGTGAGAGCAGATATTACTGGAAGATATTCCAACCGCCTGTATGCTTATGAGCCAGCTGATATCGCTCTGT TGATCGCCAACATGAAGAAAGCTTTGAATGTGCTCAAGCCTGAACTGTAA